A single genomic interval of Prunus dulcis chromosome 5, ALMONDv2, whole genome shotgun sequence harbors:
- the LOC117628754 gene encoding anthranilate N-benzoyltransferase protein 1, with translation MGAEADFEVNFTTKFIVKPTNPMVDHPHILSLSNLDLLSGRFPVSYFYFYPNKPHDLHAATDFSSIIESLNTSLASTLNSYYPFAGRIVPNQHTNEPEIMCDNSGVLVVEAHANIPLKKLNFYDLDQSLQSNKLASISPDFPFQIQVTLYTCGGVSITFTFDHALGDATSFGNFLLSWSEIARKKPVSCVPDHRRNLHLRARCPPSYHSSLDQSFVKCTMEEIMNIPTAKTLIKRLYYIEDSSIKHLQSLASRNGKKRTKIEAVSAYIWKTMVTAIDTKSHGMCKMGWLVDGRSRMHKKENQINPMSNYIGNVLSLAFGEASVGDLKQGSISDVASIVGEAISKVTNEEHFLDLIDWIECHRPGLMLSKVVLGQGGPALVLSSGRKFPVAELDFGFGSPVLGTVCSTIERIGVAYMNQRSSAKGDGSWTVSSILWPELAAALESDSIFQPITTTHLQL, from the coding sequence atgGGAGCAGAAGCTGATTTTGAGGTGAATTTCACCACAAAATTTATTGTCAAACCTACAAATCCAATGGTGGATCACCCTCATATACTGAGTCTCTCAAACCTTGACTTGCTCTCTGGCCGGTTTCCAGTCTCATACTTCTATTTCTATCCCAACAAACCACATGATCTTCATGCTGCCACCGACTTCTCCTCCATCATTGAGTCCCTCAATACCTCCCTTGCCAGTACTCTCAACTCTTACTACCCATTCGCTGGTCGAATCGTTCCAAACCAGCATACGAACGAGCCCGAAATCATGTGTGACAACTCCGGTGTCCTAGTTGTGGAAGCTCATGCCAACATTCCTttgaaaaaactaaatttCTACGATCTTGATCAATCTCTTCAAAGCAATAAGCTGGCCTCCATCAGCCCCGACTTCccttttcaaattcaagtcaCGTTATATACATGTGGAGGCGTTTCAATTACGTTCACTTTTGACCATGCACTTGGGGATGCCACTAGCTTTGGTAACTTTCTTCTCTCATGGTCCGAAATAGCGCGAAAGAAGCCCGTTTCATGTGTGCCAGATCACCGGAGAAATCTGCACCTTCGTGCACGCTGCCCTCCTAGCTATCACTCTTCCTTGGACCAAAGTTTTGTCAAGTGCACCATGGAAGAGATCATGAATATCCCAACAGCCAAAACCTTGATTAAGCGCCTTTATTACATCGAAGATTCGAGCATTAAACATCTGCAGAGTCTTGCATCAAGAAATGGTaagaagagaacaaaaatTGAGGCAGTCTCAGCTTATATATGGAAAACTATGGTCACGGCCATTGATACAAAATCCCATGGAATGTGCAAGATGGGTTGGTTAGTAGATGGACGGTCTAGGATGcataagaaagaaaaccagATAAATCCCATGTCAAATTACATTGGGAATGTTTTGTCTTTGgcttttggagaggcaagtgTGGGGGATTTGAAGCAAGGTTCAATATCAGATGTGGCTAGTATTGTTGGTGAGGCAATTTCGAAGGTAACAAATGAGGAACATTTTCTGGACTTGATTGACTGGATTGAGTGCCATAGGCCTGGGCTTATGCTGTCCAAAGTTGTGTTGGGACAAGGAGGACCGGCACTTGTTTTGTCATCGGGAAGAAAGTTTCCAGTTGCTGAGCTGGACTTTGGGTTTGGGAGCCCAGTGCTTGGGACTGTTTGTTCCACAATAGAAAGGATTGGAGTGGCTTACATGAACCAAAGGTCAAGTGCAAAGGGGGATGGCTCATGGACTGTATCTTCTATCTTATGGCCTGAATTAGCAGCTGCTTTGGAATCTGACTCCATTTTTCAGCCCATCACCACCACCCATCTTCAACTTTAG
- the LOC117628572 gene encoding protein NUCLEAR FUSION DEFECTIVE 4-like produces MMAGQSRKWMILVATIWIQAFTGTNFDFSSYSSSLKSVLGISQVQLNYLATASDLGKVLGWSSGLALMYFPLWVVLFIAAFMGFVGYGIQWLVIRQIISLPYFVMFLLCLLAGCSICWFNTVCFVLCIRNFPANQPLAISLTVSFNGVSAALYNLAADAIDSSSTSIFLILNAVIPLLTSVAAFIPILRQPSLDPLPPDGVRRDSLIFLLLNILAVLTGIYLLLFGSTSYDTKTARLFLGGAIFLLIFPLFIPGIVYARDWFHRAIHSSIRIEGSGFVLVDVDDLELHKELLTRENSLNYGNGSVVQPVNNNDGPSTTLSFRQKSGYQSAGCCGAIVGKDQLAMLGEDHTARALVRRLDFWLYYVAYFCGGTIGLVYSNNMGQIAQSLGQSSNTTTLVTLYSSFSFFGRLLSAAPDYIRAKLYFARTGWLAIALLPTPIAFMLLASSGGSLALHTGTALIGLSSGFIFSAAVSITSELFGPNSLGVNHNIVITNIPIGSLVYGLLAAVVYDSNASSGLSILTFSDSVVCMGRDCYFLTFVWWACISVLGLASSVLLFLRTRHAYDHFEHNRSTQLY; encoded by the exons ATGATGGCGGGGCAGTCGAGAAAATGGATGATTTTGGTGGCGACAATTTGGATTCAGGCGTTTACAGGGACGAATTTCGATTTCTCGTCGTATTCTTCGTCGTTGAAATCTGTGCTGGGGATTTCTCAGGTGCAGCTGAATTATTTGGCGACGGCCTCTGATTTGGGGAAGGTGTTGGGATGGTCTTCTGGGCTGGCTTTGATGTATTTTCCTTTGTGGGTTGTGCTTTTCATTGCTGCCTTCATGGGCTTCGTTGGCTATGGCATTCAGTGGCTTGTCATTAGGCAAATCATTTCCTTGCCTTATTTCGTG ATGTTTCTTCTGTGTTTGTTGGCTGGGTGTAGCATCTGTTGGTTCAACACTGTGTGTTTCGTTCTTTGCATTCGGAACTTCCCAGCCAATCAACCTTTAGCAATATCACTCACAGTAAGCTTCAATGGTGTAAGTGCAGCCTTGTACAACCTTGCTGCTGATGCAATCGATTCATCCTCTACTTCTATATTTCTCATATTGAATGCTGTTATCCCCCTTCTCACTTCTGTAGCCGCCTTCATCCCGATTCTCCGCCAACCCTCCCTGGACCCTCTTCCACCTGATGGAGTTCGCCGTGACTCCCTCATCTTTCTCCTTTTGAATATCTTGGCTGTTCTAACTGGAATTTACCTTCTTCTCTTTGGTTCAACCTCATATGATACAAAAACAGCTCGTCTCTTCTTAGGTGGAGCCATTTTCCTGCTCATTTTTCCTCTATTTATCCCTGGCATTGTCTACGCTCGTGACTGGTTTCATCGTGCTATTCATTCTAGCATCCGCATTGAAGGCTCGGGATTCGTTCTTGTTGATGTCGATGACCTCGAGCTTCATAAAGAGCTTCTTACGCGTGAGAACAGTCTTAATTATGGGAATGGATCGGTTGTTCAACCCGTGAACAATAATGATGGCCCTTCTACAACTTTGTCATTTAGACAGAAGAGTGGATATCAGAGCGCAGGGTGTTGTGGGGCAATTGTGGGTAAGGATCAGTTGGCAATGCTTGGGGAAGACCACACAGCACGAGCGCTTGTGCGAAGGTTGGATTTTTGGCTATACTACGTTGCATATTTTTGTGGGGGCACTATTGGTCTTGTGTACAGTAACAATATGGGGCAGATAGCTCAATCACTAGGACAGAGCTCCAATACTACAACACTTGTCACGCTTTATTCatccttctccttctttggCCGGCTGCTCTCAGCTGCACCGGACTACATACGTGC GAAGCTTTACTTTGCAAGGACAGGGTGGCTGGCTATTGCACTTTTGCCTACCCCAATTGCTTTCATGTTGCTTGCTTCCTCAGGCGGTAGCCTTGCTTTGCACACTGGCACTGCACTAATCGGATTGAGCTCCGGATTCATTTTCTCTGCCGCTGTTTCCATCACGTCAGAGTTGTTTGGGCCAAACAGCCTAGGCGTCAACCACAACATTGTCATTACAAACATACCAATCGGTTCACTCGTCTACGGGCTTCTTGCCGCAGTAGTTTATGATTCAAACGCGAGCTCTGGCCTAAGCATCTTAACTTTTAGTGATTCAGTAGTGTGCATGGGGAGGGACTGCTATTTCCTAACCTTTGTGTGGTGGGCATGCATTTCGGTTCTGGGGCTGGCTTCAAGTGTGCTTTTATTCTTAAGAACCAGACACGCCTATGACCATTTTGAACATAACCGGTCGACGCAACTCTACTAA
- the LOC117627961 gene encoding uncharacterized protein LOC117627961, with amino-acid sequence MDLPKPNTTPQFSPFPPLISQQNMASNIIKPKKPISSSQSNLCTTLFFIVLFTIPALFLLHTPTTTHCTTFSTLPSPWSGDLRTAEFAWNRLSFPLDRPRPVSLKIAVFSRKWPIGTVPGGMERHAHTLHTALSLLGHQVHVFTSPVLPQELKLETQQGSTSSSSPHIHFHEGEPGRWRYNKAWEQFLEENQREEFDVVHSESVALPHWLARNLPNLAVSWHGIALESLHSGIFQDLTRKPTEPMSPDFNRSIQGVVPKVLNEIRFFHNYAHHVAISDSCGEMLRDVYQIPNKRVHVIVNGVNEADFSEDHKLGQKFRSLIGISKNASLVFGVAGRLVKDKGHPILYEAFSKLIEKYPNVYLVVAGSGPWEQRYKDLGPQVLVLGSMSPSKLHAFYNGIDIFVNPTLRPQGLDLTLMEAMMSGKPVMASRFPSIKGTIVVDNEFGFMFSPNVESLLEALELGVKEGSKRAAQRGKACREYANSMFTARKMALAYERLFLCIKNETFCTYP; translated from the coding sequence ATGGATCTACCAAAACCTAACACCACCCCCCAATTTTCTCCCTTTCCCCCACTCATTTCCCAACAAAATATGGCCTCTAACATTATCAAACCCAAGAAACCCATTTCCTCTTCCCAATCAAATCTTTGCACCACCCTCTTCTTCATCGTCCTCTTCACCATCCCTGCCCTTTTTCTCCTCCACACACCCACCACAACTCACTGCACCACTTTCTCCACCCTTCCCAGCCCTTGGTCTGGGGATCTTCGAACCGCGGAGTTCGCCTGGAACCGCCTCTCCTTCCCTCTGGACCGTCCTAGACCGGTCTCCCTCAAGATCGCCGTGTTCTCGAGGAAATGGCCTATCGGCACGGTCCCCGGAGGCATGGAACGCCATGCTCACACTTTACACacagccctctctctcctcggcCACCAAGTCCACGTGTTCACCTCCCCAGTCCTCCCCCAAGAGCTCAAACTCGAGACTCAACAAGGAAGCACTAGCTCATCATCCCCACACATCCATTTCCACGAGGGCGAGCCCGGGCGCTGGCGTTACAACAAAGCATGGGAGCAGTTTTTGGAAGAAAACCAGCGTGAAGAATTCGACGTGGTTCACTCCGAAAGCGTGGCGCTTCCTCATTGGCTGGCCCGGAACCTACCAAACCTGGCAGTGTCATGGCATGGGATTGCTCTAGAGAGCCTGCACTCAGGCATATTCCAAGACTTGACACGTAAGCCTACCGAGCCTATGTCCCCGGATTTCAACAGAAGCATTCAAGGGGTTGTGCCAAAGGTGTTGAATGAGATAAGGTTCTTCCATAACTATGCCCATCATGTTGCTATTAGTGATAGCTGTGGGGAGATGCTAAGGGATGTGTACCAAATACCAAATAAAAGAGTCCATGTGATTGTTAATGGTGTCAATGAAGCTGACTTTAGCGAAGATCATAAACTTGGCCAAAAGTTTAGGTCGTTGATCGGCATATCGAAAAATGCGAGTTTGGTGTTCGGAGTGGCTGGTAGATTGGTGAAGGACAAAGGCCATCCTATACTTTATGAAGCATTCTCCAAGCTCATCGAAAAGTACCCGAATGTGTATTTGGTCGTGGCCGGTTCGGGGCCATGGGAGCAAAGGTATAAGGATTTGGGGCCTCAAGTTCTAGTTCTTGGGTCTATGAGTCCATCTAAGTTACATGCGTTTTACAACGGCATCGATATTTTTGTGAATCCGACCCTGCGACCGCAGGGTCTCGATCTGACTCTCATGGAGGCGATGATGAGCGGGAAGCCGGTTATGGCGTCAAGGTTTCCAAGCATCAAAGGTACGATTGTTGTGGATAATGAGTTTGGCTTTATGTTTTCGCCAAACGTAGAGTCGTTGTTGGAGGCTTTGGAATTGGGTGTGAAGGAAGGGTCAAAGAGGGCTGCCCAAAGAGGAAAGGCATGCCGAGAATATGCAAATTCCATGTTTACTGCAAGAAAGATGGCATTAGCATACGAGAGGTTATttctttgtataaaaaatgaaacattttGTACCtacccttaa
- the LOC117628063 gene encoding probable serine/threonine-protein kinase PBL15, with amino-acid sequence MFVRVLILVSNANPLPNSPTPLSLIHLSPPIMRQQHSKPWRPFTANCCSAEDQTIFGNFSRCRPSRSDFSKEVAQLPSFRRLSFSDLSRSSSLRINDDLAQSFGSDLYDFQLSELRRVTQNFSVNFLLGEGGFGTVHKGYVDENLRQGLKAQAVAVKLLDIEGLQGHREWLAEVIFLGQLRHPHLVKLIGYCCEDEERLLVYEFMPRGSLENHLFKRLSISLPWSTRLKIAIGAAKGLAFLHGAEKPVIYRDLKTSNVLLDSDFTAKLSDFGLAKMGPEGSETHVTTRVMGTYGYAAPEYVSTGQLTTKCDIYSFGVVLLELLTGRRAVDKSRPKSEQNLIDWAKPYLSSTRRLRYVMDPRLSGQYSVKGAKEIAHLALQCISLSPKDRPRMPAIIETLESLQFLKDMAVTCGHWPASQKSSRNGVFAKAKNDGKVESIRKSSPAAAANQK; translated from the exons ATGTTTGTTCGGGTATTAATTCTTGTATCCAATGCCAACCCACTACCCAATTCTCCAACCCCTCTTTCCCTAATTCATCTCTCTCCTCCAATAATGAGGCAGCAGCACTCAAAGCCTTGGAGACCCTTCACAGCAAACTGCTGTTCAGCTGAAGATCAAACCATCTTTGGCAACTTCAGCAGGTGCAGGCCATCTAGGTCAGATTTTTCCAAGGAAGTCGCTCAGTTACCGTCTTTTCGAAGGTTGTCTTTCTCCGATCTCAGCCGTTCTTCGTCGTTGCGCATCAACGACGATCTTGCGCAATCTTTCGGGTCTGACTTGTACGATTTTCAACTGAGTGAGCTGCGTCGTGTGACTCAGAATTTTTCGGTGAATTTTTTGCTTGGAGAAGGCGGGTTTGGAACTGTGCATAAGGGCTACGTTGATGAGAATTTGAGGCAGGGTTTGAAGGCTCAGGCTGTTGCTGTTAAGCTCCTGGACATTGAAGGCCTGCAAGGACACCGCGAATGGCTT GCAGAGGTGATATTTCTGGGACAGCTGAGGCACCCCCACTTGGTGAAATTAATTGGCTACTGTTGCGAGGACGAGGAAAGGCTTCTTGTTTATGAGTTCATGCCCAGAGGCAGCTTAGAGAATCACTTATTCAAAA GGCTTTCAATATCATTGCCATGGTCTACAAGACTAAAGATTGCAATAGGAGCAGCCAAAGGCCTTGCCTTCTTGCATGGGGCTGAGAAACCTGTCATATATCGGGatttaaaaacttcaaatgTCTTGCTAGATTCc GATTTCACAGCAAAACTGTCGGATTTTGGACTTGCAAAGATGGGACCTGAAGGATCAGAAACGCATGTCACAACAAGAGTAATGGGTACCTATGGATATGCTGCTCCTGAATACGTCTCAACAG GGCAATTGACAACAAAATGTGATATTTACAGCTTTGGGGTAGTGCTACTTGAATTGCTAACAGGAAGAAGAGCAGTGGACAAATCGAGACCAAAGAGTGAGCAAAATCTGATTGATTGGGCAAAACCATACCTGTCTAGCACGCGGAGGTTACGCTATGTTATGGATCCAAGGCTTTCCGGCCAATATTCTGTTAAGGGAGCAAAGGAGATTGCCCATCTGGCATTACAATGCATAAGTTTGAGCCCCAAGGACAGGCCTAGAATGCCAGCCATTATCGAAACTCTTGAAAGCTTGCAGTTTTTAAAGGACATGGCTGTCACTTGTGGGCATTGGCCGGCATCACAAAAATCTAGTAGAAATGGGGTTTTTGCTaaagctaaaaatgatggtAAAGTTGAGAGTATCAGGAAATCTTCTCCAGCTGCAGCTGCAAATCAGAAATAA